One window of the Klebsiella sp. WP3-W18-ESBL-02 genome contains the following:
- a CDS encoding penicillin-binding transpeptidase domain-containing protein — MKRKSTEKQNKDSFITSRYTIICLGILGCLGVLLVRVADLQFLNHPMLAKEADQRSLRTVVLPTNRGTLVDRDGEALAMSVPSRDVVVDPVKIVEASPNFRDAKWQYLAAALNTTTDQIANKIYQNSRRHFLFLERKVELGIAKDIADLHIKGISEIYDDSRFYPMGEAAAPLIGIVGADNTGLNGVEKGYDTILQGEPGKEIYRKDANGDIISVLDYDAPKQPPTVQLSIDKFDQYTLYSKLREGVLLNKADSGAAVLVKIDTGEILAMASYPSYNPNNFDNATPLQMRDVAINDSFEPGSTVKPLVIIEGLERHIIQPNTLLDTTPYRVNGHLIRDVGHWPQLTPTGILQKSSDIGVSHIALAMPAQALVDTYHAFGLGKPTGLGLTGESVGYFPLHRQQWADIERATFSFGYGLRVTPLQIAREYATLGSFGIYRPLSITKVTPPVIGQQIADPSIVKTVVHMMESDVLPGGSGVRAAVPGYRLATKTGTAEKLGDSGKYDGGYVNYTAGVAPVSHPEVALVVVVNNPTAGTHFGGSVAAPIFGNIMGPVLKNMNIAPDALLQ, encoded by the coding sequence ATGAAAAGAAAATCAACAGAAAAGCAAAATAAAGACTCATTTATTACGTCTCGTTACACAATAATCTGTCTTGGTATTCTTGGCTGCCTCGGCGTTTTACTGGTAAGGGTCGCCGATCTGCAGTTTCTGAACCACCCGATGCTGGCAAAAGAGGCGGATCAGCGCTCGCTGCGCACCGTGGTACTGCCCACCAACCGCGGTACGCTGGTCGATCGCGATGGCGAAGCATTGGCCATGAGCGTCCCGTCGCGTGACGTGGTGGTCGATCCGGTGAAAATCGTTGAGGCCAGCCCCAATTTTCGCGATGCAAAATGGCAATATCTCGCCGCAGCGCTGAATACCACCACCGATCAAATTGCGAACAAAATTTACCAGAATTCCCGGCGTCATTTTCTTTTCCTTGAGCGAAAAGTTGAGCTCGGGATTGCTAAGGATATCGCCGATCTGCATATAAAGGGCATCAGCGAAATTTATGACGACAGCCGCTTCTACCCAATGGGCGAAGCGGCAGCCCCACTAATAGGTATTGTGGGCGCCGATAATACGGGGCTCAACGGTGTTGAAAAAGGCTACGATACTATTTTACAGGGTGAGCCGGGCAAAGAAATTTATCGCAAGGATGCCAACGGCGATATTATCAGCGTTCTGGATTACGATGCGCCGAAACAGCCACCTACCGTTCAGCTCAGTATCGATAAATTCGATCAGTACACGCTGTACAGCAAACTTCGTGAAGGCGTTCTGCTGAACAAGGCCGACTCCGGCGCGGCGGTGCTGGTGAAAATCGACACCGGCGAAATCCTGGCGATGGCTTCGTATCCCTCTTACAACCCCAATAACTTTGATAACGCCACCCCATTGCAAATGCGTGACGTGGCGATTAACGACAGCTTTGAGCCCGGTTCAACGGTGAAGCCATTAGTGATCATCGAAGGCCTGGAAAGGCATATTATTCAGCCCAATACCCTGCTTGATACCACGCCCTACCGCGTCAACGGGCACCTGATCCGCGACGTGGGTCACTGGCCGCAGCTCACGCCGACCGGTATTCTGCAAAAATCGAGCGATATTGGCGTGTCGCATATTGCGCTGGCCATGCCGGCCCAGGCGCTGGTTGATACCTACCACGCTTTTGGGCTGGGTAAGCCAACCGGTCTGGGATTGACCGGCGAAAGCGTTGGCTACTTCCCGCTGCATCGCCAGCAGTGGGCCGATATCGAACGCGCCACCTTCTCCTTTGGCTATGGGCTCCGCGTGACGCCGCTGCAAATTGCACGTGAATATGCCACCCTCGGGTCATTTGGTATCTATCGCCCGCTATCCATTACCAAAGTGACTCCGCCGGTTATCGGCCAGCAGATTGCCGATCCGTCAATTGTCAAAACGGTGGTGCACATGATGGAGAGCGACGTGCTGCCCGGCGGCAGCGGCGTACGCGCAGCGGTGCCGGGATACCGTCTGGCAACCAAAACGGGGACCGCGGAAAAGCTGGGTGACAGCGGCAAATATGACGGCGGCTACGTGAACTACACCGCTGGCGTCGCGCCGGTCAGCCATCCGGAAGTGGCGCTGGTCGTCGTGGTGAATAACCCGACGGCCGGTACCCACTTCGGGGGGTCGGTAGCAGCACCAATATTTGGCAACATTATGGGGCCCGTGCTGAAAAATATGAATATTGCCCCGGACGCGCTGTTGCAGTAG
- a CDS encoding transglutaminase-like domain-containing protein has protein sequence MQRRNFLKGAAALSTLGLVSPVFAKTEAKAQPAVSSSGKYRRFVMTQTYSLKAPQGSSGKVNLWIPIPEDTAFQQLLNLSFSGNYQSATLNANNRYGAKVLFVTWPSSDGALDIKVEMDIETRDWEVLKDNRLADWQLPVAGAVIPDEIKPFLLATPHIPVDGLVKETALKIIADEKAPLKQARLIHNWVSTHMHRDDAVIGCGTGDVGEILKTNKLGGKCTDINSVFVALCRAVGIPAREMFGIRLGASRKLNGYSTKAFGSADDKGVAKISGGQHCRAMFWLAGFGWMPADPADVTKMRLTEKKENGDPAVTAVNDYLFGNWEMNWVGFNHARDFALSPAAEQGDVNNLGYPYAEVDGDPLNFYDPAAFSYDYVSVEQH, from the coding sequence ATGCAAAGGCGTAACTTCCTGAAAGGCGCTGCGGCCCTGTCCACGCTGGGTCTGGTCAGTCCGGTTTTTGCCAAAACTGAAGCGAAAGCGCAGCCTGCCGTCTCTTCTTCCGGCAAATACCGCCGTTTTGTGATGACGCAAACCTATAGCCTGAAGGCCCCGCAAGGTTCTTCTGGCAAGGTGAATTTGTGGATCCCTATCCCAGAAGATACCGCCTTCCAGCAGCTGCTGAACCTCTCTTTCAGCGGTAATTACCAGAGCGCGACGTTAAATGCTAATAATCGCTATGGTGCGAAAGTGCTGTTTGTGACCTGGCCATCATCTGACGGGGCGCTGGATATCAAAGTCGAAATGGACATTGAAACGCGCGACTGGGAGGTGCTGAAAGACAATCGCCTGGCTGATTGGCAGCTGCCGGTCGCCGGCGCCGTGATCCCCGACGAGATCAAGCCTTTCCTGCTGGCCACGCCGCACATTCCGGTTGATGGCCTGGTGAAAGAGACTGCGCTGAAAATTATTGCCGATGAAAAAGCGCCGCTCAAGCAGGCGCGTCTGATTCACAACTGGGTGAGCACCCATATGCATCGTGATGATGCGGTGATTGGCTGCGGCACCGGCGACGTCGGCGAAATTCTCAAAACCAACAAGCTGGGCGGCAAATGTACCGATATCAACTCGGTGTTTGTGGCGCTGTGCCGCGCGGTCGGCATTCCGGCGCGTGAAATGTTCGGCATCCGCTTAGGTGCCAGCCGTAAGCTGAACGGCTACTCGACGAAAGCCTTCGGCAGCGCCGACGATAAAGGTGTGGCCAAAATCAGCGGTGGTCAACACTGCCGCGCCATGTTCTGGCTGGCTGGTTTTGGCTGGATGCCCGCAGATCCGGCGGATGTGACCAAAATGCGTTTGACGGAGAAAAAAGAGAACGGCGATCCGGCGGTGACGGCAGTGAACGATTACCTGTTTGGTAACTGGGAAATGAACTGGGTCGGCTTTAACCACGCGCGGGATTTCGCGCTGTCACCTGCCGCAGAGCAGGGCGACGTGAACAATCTGGGCTACCCTTACGCCGAAGTGGATGGCGATCCGCTGAACTTCTACGATCCGGCCGCCTTTAGTTACGATTATGTCAGCGTCGAACAGCATTAA
- a CDS encoding heavy-metal-associated domain-containing protein produces MKKAICLALLMFTPFGWAADKLVTIDVGEMNCPLCVISINQALRSTEGVIKAKASLKTRQAQVVVPENFDNQRLLAAIAKTGFKGEIHGESVVQ; encoded by the coding sequence ATGAAAAAAGCGATTTGTCTGGCGCTGCTGATGTTTACGCCGTTTGGCTGGGCGGCCGATAAGCTGGTCACCATTGATGTTGGCGAAATGAACTGCCCGCTGTGTGTGATTTCCATTAACCAGGCTTTGCGCAGTACCGAGGGCGTTATTAAGGCTAAGGCTTCGCTGAAAACGCGTCAGGCGCAGGTGGTGGTGCCCGAAAACTTTGATAATCAGCGGCTATTAGCGGCCATTGCTAAAACCGGATTCAAAGGGGAAATCCACGGCGAAAGCGTGGTGCAGTAA
- the ompC gene encoding porin OmpC, with the protein MNRKVLALIIPALLTVGAAHAAEVYNKDGNKLDIYGKVDGLHYFSNNSGSDGDQSYVRFGFKGETQINEMLTGYGQWEYNVQANTEESDTGNAWTRLGFAGLRFGNYGSFDYGRNYGVLYDVEGWTDMLPEFGGDTYTNADNFMTGRANGVATYRNNDFFGLVDGLNFALQYQGKNENQGGEGDNSYGTNNRSDGNVRKDNGDGFGLSTSYNLGMGVSASAAYATSDRTNAQKTDTTADGDKADAWTVALKYDANNLYLASMYSETRNMTPYGDDNGVANKTQNIEVTAQYQFDFGLRPAISYLQSKGKDLYTGNNNVKANAVGDKDLVKYLDLGATYYFNKNMSTYVDYKINLLDGNDTFYQENGINTDNVVAMGLVYQF; encoded by the coding sequence ATGAACAGAAAAGTACTGGCCCTCATCATTCCTGCCCTGCTCACCGTAGGCGCAGCCCATGCCGCAGAAGTTTATAATAAAGACGGCAATAAATTAGACATCTACGGCAAGGTAGATGGTCTGCATTATTTTTCTAATAATTCCGGCTCTGATGGCGATCAGAGCTATGTTCGTTTCGGTTTCAAGGGCGAAACACAAATTAACGAGATGCTGACCGGTTACGGCCAGTGGGAATACAACGTTCAGGCCAATACCGAAGAAAGCGATACGGGCAACGCGTGGACCCGTCTGGGATTCGCGGGCCTGCGCTTCGGTAATTACGGCTCATTCGACTACGGTCGTAACTATGGCGTATTGTACGACGTTGAAGGCTGGACCGACATGCTGCCAGAGTTCGGCGGCGACACTTACACCAACGCGGATAACTTTATGACTGGCCGCGCCAACGGCGTAGCGACTTATCGCAACAACGACTTCTTCGGTCTGGTCGACGGTCTGAACTTTGCTCTGCAGTATCAGGGTAAAAATGAAAACCAGGGTGGCGAAGGCGACAATAGCTATGGCACAAACAACCGTTCTGACGGCAATGTCCGTAAAGACAACGGTGACGGCTTCGGTCTGTCCACCTCTTACAATCTGGGGATGGGCGTGAGCGCTTCGGCCGCGTACGCGACTTCCGATCGTACTAACGCGCAGAAAACAGATACCACTGCCGATGGCGATAAAGCAGACGCATGGACCGTCGCTCTGAAATACGACGCCAATAACCTTTACCTTGCATCTATGTATTCAGAAACGCGTAATATGACGCCATACGGTGATGATAACGGCGTGGCCAACAAAACGCAGAACATTGAAGTTACCGCACAATACCAGTTCGATTTTGGTCTGCGCCCGGCAATCTCTTATCTGCAATCTAAAGGTAAGGATTTATACACCGGCAACAACAATGTAAAAGCAAACGCAGTCGGCGACAAAGACCTGGTGAAATACCTGGATCTGGGCGCGACTTATTACTTTAATAAGAATATGTCCACCTACGTGGATTATAAAATCAACCTGCTTGACGGCAACGATACCTTCTATCAGGAAAACGGTATCAACACCGATAACGTTGTCGCGATGGGTCTGGTTTACCAGTTCTAA
- the nifJ gene encoding pyruvate:ferredoxin (flavodoxin) oxidoreductase, whose translation MITIDGNGAVASVAFRTSEVIAIYPITPSSTMAEQADAWAGNGLKNVWGDVPRVVEMQSEAGAIAAVHGALQTGALSTSFTSSQGLLLMIPTLYKLAGQLTPFVLHVAARTVATHALSIFGDHSDVMAVRQTGCAMLCASSVQEAQDFALIAHIATLKSRVPFIHFFDGFRTSHEINKIVPLADDTIRSLLPQEDITAHRARALNPEHPVIRGTSANPDTYFQSREATNPWYNAVYDHVEQAMDDFADATGRRYKPFEYYGHPQAERVIVIMGSAIGTCEEVVDELLSRGEKVGVLKVRLYRPFSAAHLLQALPESVRSVAVLDRTKEPGAQAEPLYLDVMTALAEAFNQGERETLPRVIGGRYGLSSKEFGPDCVLSIFNELTAAKPKPRFTVGIYDDVTHLSLPQVENTLPSRARLEALFYGLGSDGSVSATKNNIKIIGNSTPWFAQGYFVYDSKKAGGLTVSHLRVSDEPIRSAYLVAQADFVGCHQLQFIDKYQMAERLKPGGIFLLNTPYSADEVWARLPQEVQAVLNQKQARFYVINAAKIARECGLAARINTVMQMAFFHLTQILPGDSALMELQNAIAKSYSSKGQDLVERNWQALALARESLFEVPLQQVNASSPNRPPVVSDAAPDFVKTVTAAMLAGLGDALPVSALPPDGTWPVGTTRWEKRNIAEEIPIWKEDLCTQCNHCVAACPHSAIRAKVVSPEAMDNAPASLHSLDVKSRDMRGQKYVLQVAPEDCTGCNLCVEVCPAKDRQNPDIKAINMMSRLEHVEEEKVNYDFFLELPEIDRSKLERIDIRTSQLITPLFEYSGACSGCGETPYIKLLTQLYGDRMLIANATGCSSIYGGNLPSTPYTTDANGRGPAWANSLFEDNAEFGLGFRLTVDQHRQRVMRLLDGFAEHIPAELNDALHADATPEVRREQVAALRSALSGVEGAEELLTDADALVEKSIWLIGGDGWAYDIGFGGLDHVMSLTENVNILVLDTQCYSNTGGQASKATPLGAVTKFGEHGKRKARKDLGVSMMMYGHVYVAQISLGAQLNQTVKAIQEAESYPGPSIIIAYSPCEEHGYDLALSHDQMRQLTATGFWPLFRFDPRRADEGKIPLALDSRPPSDALAETLMNEQRFRRLNSQQPEVAEQLWKDAAEDLQKRYDFLAMMAGKAEKPAPQE comes from the coding sequence ATGATCACAATTGATGGTAATGGCGCGGTCGCCTCGGTGGCGTTCCGTACCAGCGAAGTCATCGCCATTTATCCGATCACGCCAAGCTCAACCATGGCTGAACAGGCTGACGCCTGGGCGGGCAACGGGCTTAAGAACGTCTGGGGCGACGTGCCGCGCGTGGTCGAGATGCAGTCGGAGGCAGGCGCGATTGCCGCCGTACACGGGGCGCTACAAACGGGTGCCCTGTCAACGTCCTTTACCTCATCGCAGGGCCTCCTGCTGATGATCCCCACGCTGTATAAGCTCGCCGGACAGCTGACGCCTTTTGTGTTGCACGTTGCAGCACGTACCGTCGCCACCCACGCGCTGTCGATTTTTGGCGACCATTCTGATGTCATGGCCGTACGCCAGACCGGCTGTGCGATGCTGTGCGCCAGCAGCGTGCAGGAAGCGCAGGACTTTGCGCTGATTGCCCATATCGCTACGCTGAAAAGCCGCGTACCGTTTATTCACTTCTTTGATGGTTTCCGCACCTCACACGAGATCAACAAGATCGTGCCGTTGGCCGACGATACGATTCGCAGCCTGTTACCGCAGGAAGACATCACCGCTCACCGCGCCCGCGCCCTCAATCCTGAACACCCGGTTATCCGCGGTACCTCGGCAAACCCGGACACTTATTTCCAGTCTCGTGAAGCCACTAACCCGTGGTACAACGCGGTTTACGACCACGTTGAGCAGGCGATGGATGATTTTGCCGATGCCACCGGCCGGCGTTACAAACCGTTCGAATACTACGGTCATCCGCAGGCTGAACGCGTCATTGTGATTATGGGGTCAGCGATTGGTACCTGCGAGGAAGTGGTAGATGAACTGCTGAGCCGCGGTGAGAAGGTCGGCGTACTGAAAGTTCGCCTGTATCGCCCGTTCTCCGCAGCGCACCTTCTGCAGGCGCTACCGGAAAGCGTGCGCAGCGTGGCGGTCCTCGATCGCACTAAAGAGCCGGGGGCTCAGGCCGAACCGCTGTATCTCGACGTCATGACCGCGCTAGCGGAAGCCTTTAACCAGGGCGAGCGCGAAACGCTGCCGCGCGTGATTGGCGGCCGCTACGGGCTCTCTTCAAAAGAGTTCGGCCCGGACTGCGTGCTGTCTATTTTCAACGAATTGACGGCGGCCAAGCCGAAGCCACGCTTCACCGTCGGTATCTACGATGACGTAACCCATCTCTCCTTGCCGCAGGTAGAAAACACTTTACCGTCGCGCGCACGTCTGGAAGCGCTGTTCTACGGACTGGGCAGCGACGGCAGCGTCTCTGCGACCAAAAACAACATTAAGATTATCGGTAACTCCACGCCATGGTTTGCGCAAGGGTACTTCGTCTATGACTCCAAAAAGGCGGGCGGCCTGACGGTCTCTCACCTGCGCGTCAGCGACGAGCCGATCCGTTCTGCCTATCTGGTGGCACAGGCCGATTTTGTCGGCTGCCATCAGCTGCAGTTTATCGATAAATACCAGATGGCCGAGCGCCTGAAGCCCGGCGGTATTTTCCTGCTCAATACGCCCTACAGCGCCGATGAAGTCTGGGCGCGCTTGCCGCAGGAAGTGCAGGCCGTACTGAACCAGAAACAGGCGCGCTTCTACGTGATCAATGCGGCGAAAATCGCCCGTGAATGCGGCCTGGCGGCGCGAATTAATACCGTTATGCAGATGGCCTTCTTCCACCTCACGCAGATTCTGCCGGGCGATAGCGCGCTAATGGAGTTGCAAAACGCCATTGCCAAAAGCTACAGCAGCAAAGGTCAGGATCTGGTTGAGCGTAACTGGCAGGCGCTGGCGCTGGCCCGTGAATCGCTGTTTGAGGTTCCGCTACAGCAGGTTAACGCCAGCAGCCCTAATCGCCCGCCGGTGGTCTCCGACGCCGCTCCGGACTTTGTCAAAACGGTCACCGCGGCGATGCTGGCCGGTCTTGGCGACGCGCTGCCGGTATCTGCCCTGCCGCCGGATGGTACCTGGCCTGTCGGCACCACCCGCTGGGAAAAACGCAACATTGCCGAAGAGATTCCTATCTGGAAAGAAGATCTTTGCACCCAGTGTAACCACTGCGTTGCCGCCTGCCCGCACTCGGCCATCCGCGCGAAGGTGGTGTCGCCGGAAGCCATGGATAACGCCCCGGCCTCCCTACACTCTCTCGACGTGAAGTCGCGCGACATGCGCGGTCAGAAATATGTCTTACAGGTGGCGCCAGAGGACTGCACCGGCTGTAATCTGTGCGTTGAAGTCTGTCCGGCAAAAGACCGACAGAATCCGGATATCAAAGCCATCAACATGATGTCGCGTCTGGAACACGTAGAAGAAGAGAAAGTGAACTATGACTTCTTCCTCGAACTGCCGGAAATCGACCGCAGCAAGCTGGAGCGCATTGATATTCGTACCTCCCAGCTTATCACTCCGCTGTTTGAATACTCCGGCGCCTGCTCCGGCTGCGGCGAAACGCCGTATATCAAACTGCTGACTCAGCTATACGGCGACCGTATGCTGATTGCCAACGCCACCGGCTGTTCTTCCATTTACGGTGGTAACCTGCCTTCGACGCCGTACACCACCGATGCTAACGGCCGCGGGCCGGCGTGGGCTAACTCCCTGTTTGAAGACAACGCCGAGTTTGGCCTGGGCTTCCGCTTAACGGTCGATCAACATCGTCAGCGCGTGATGCGCCTGCTGGACGGTTTTGCCGAGCATATTCCGGCAGAACTCAACGACGCGCTGCACGCGGATGCAACGCCAGAAGTGCGTCGTGAGCAGGTTGCCGCCTTACGCAGCGCGCTTAGCGGCGTAGAAGGCGCCGAAGAGCTGCTGACCGATGCGGACGCATTGGTTGAGAAATCCATCTGGCTTATTGGCGGCGACGGCTGGGCCTACGACATCGGTTTCGGCGGTCTGGACCATGTCATGAGTCTGACCGAAAACGTCAATATTCTGGTGCTTGATACCCAGTGTTATTCCAACACCGGCGGGCAAGCCTCAAAAGCGACCCCGCTCGGCGCGGTCACCAAATTTGGTGAGCACGGCAAGCGCAAGGCGCGTAAGGATTTGGGCGTCAGCATGATGATGTACGGTCATGTGTACGTGGCGCAAATTTCGCTCGGCGCACAGCTTAACCAGACGGTGAAAGCTATCCAGGAAGCGGAGTCCTACCCGGGGCCATCGATTATCATCGCCTATAGCCCATGCGAGGAGCACGGTTACGATCTGGCGCTCAGCCACGATCAGATGCGTCAGCTCACCGCGACCGGATTCTGGCCGCTGTTCCGCTTTGACCCGCGTCGCGCCGATGAAGGCAAGATTCCGCTGGCGCTGGACTCACGTCCGCCGTCAGACGCGCTGGCCGAAACGCTGATGAACGAGCAGCGTTTCCGTCGCCTGAACAGCCAGCAGCCAGAGGTGGCAGAGCAGCTGTGGAAAGACGCTGCAGAGGATCTGCAAAAACGCTACGACTTCCTTGCCATGATGGCCGGAAAAGCGGAAAAACCAGCGCCACAGGAATAA
- a CDS encoding DUF333 domain-containing protein: MRAAFLVGCAALLLSACSSEPVQQATAAHVTPGIRAAMSSTGEANCAMIGGSLSAARQLDGSSIGMCALPNGKRCSEQSLAVGTCGNY, translated from the coding sequence ATGCGAGCTGCGTTTTTAGTGGGGTGTGCGGCGCTATTATTATCTGCGTGCAGCAGTGAGCCCGTTCAGCAGGCGACTGCCGCACACGTTACGCCGGGAATCAGAGCGGCGATGTCCAGCACTGGTGAAGCCAACTGCGCGATGATTGGCGGCTCACTTTCTGCCGCGCGCCAGCTGGACGGCTCCAGTATCGGTATGTGCGCGCTGCCAAACGGCAAACGCTGCAGCGAACAGTCGCTTGCCGTTGGCACCTGCGGTAATTACTAA
- the hslJ gene encoding heat shock protein HslJ: MKNLFFLLAAAALLSGCVYNSKMSTNGESLAHHRFVLESVNGKAVSSHSAPLELSFGERQPILERIYISGSMCNGFSGTATLHKGELKATDLAMTRKLCSDPQLNSLDGTLSTMLRQGAQVDLTEQQLTLATADQTLIYRLADLVH; encoded by the coding sequence ATGAAGAACCTGTTTTTCCTGCTGGCGGCGGCCGCCCTTCTCTCAGGCTGCGTTTACAACAGCAAAATGTCGACCAACGGCGAGAGCCTTGCGCATCATCGCTTTGTGTTAGAAAGCGTGAACGGTAAGGCGGTCAGCAGCCATAGCGCTCCACTCGAGCTGAGCTTTGGCGAAAGACAGCCGATTCTGGAGCGGATTTATATTTCAGGCAGTATGTGCAACGGTTTTTCCGGCACCGCGACGTTACATAAAGGCGAGCTGAAGGCCACCGATCTGGCGATGACCCGAAAACTGTGCAGCGACCCACAGCTTAATTCGCTGGACGGAACGCTGAGCACCATGTTGCGCCAGGGCGCGCAGGTTGATTTAACCGAGCAGCAGCTGACCCTCGCCACGGCAGACCAGACGCTGATTTATCGCCTGGCCGATTTAGTGCATTAA
- a CDS encoding 2-hydroxyacid dehydrogenase has product MKIAVYSTKQYDKKYLQNVNQAYGFELEFFDFLLTEKTAKTAHGCEAVCIFVNDDGSRPVLEELKANGVKYIALRCAGFNNVDLDAAKELGLRVVRVPAYDPEAVAEHAIGLMMTLNRRIHRAYQRTRDANFSLEGLTGFTMFGKTAGVIGTGKIGVAALRILKGFGMRLLAFDPYPSAAALELGVEYVDLPTLFAESDIISLHCPLTPENYHLLNASAFEKMKNGVMIVNTSRGALIDSQAAIEALKTQKIGALGMDVYENERDLFFEDKSNDVIQDDVFRRLSACHNVLFTGHQAFLTAEALTSISETTLQNLQQIDTGADCPNAIA; this is encoded by the coding sequence ATGAAAATCGCCGTTTACAGTACAAAGCAGTACGATAAAAAGTATCTGCAAAATGTTAATCAGGCATATGGATTTGAGCTTGAGTTTTTTGATTTCCTGTTAACGGAGAAAACCGCCAAAACGGCCCATGGCTGTGAAGCGGTGTGTATTTTCGTTAACGATGACGGTAGCCGTCCGGTGCTGGAAGAGTTAAAAGCCAACGGCGTGAAGTACATTGCGCTGCGCTGCGCGGGCTTCAACAACGTCGATCTCGACGCGGCGAAAGAGCTGGGGCTGCGCGTGGTGCGCGTGCCGGCCTATGACCCGGAAGCCGTTGCCGAACACGCTATCGGCCTGATGATGACCCTGAACCGCCGCATTCACCGCGCCTATCAGCGCACCCGCGATGCCAACTTCTCACTGGAAGGGCTGACCGGTTTCACCATGTTCGGTAAAACCGCTGGCGTGATCGGCACCGGGAAGATCGGCGTTGCCGCCCTGCGTATTCTCAAAGGTTTCGGCATGCGCCTGCTGGCCTTTGACCCGTATCCAAGCGCTGCCGCGCTTGAACTGGGCGTGGAGTATGTCGACCTGCCGACGCTGTTTGCCGAGTCGGACATTATTTCACTGCACTGCCCGCTGACGCCGGAGAACTACCACCTGCTGAACGCCAGCGCATTTGAGAAAATGAAGAACGGCGTGATGATTGTTAACACCAGTCGTGGCGCCCTGATTGACTCCCAGGCGGCGATTGAGGCCCTGAAAACGCAGAAAATCGGCGCGCTGGGGATGGACGTCTATGAAAATGAACGCGATCTGTTCTTTGAAGATAAGTCGAATGACGTGATTCAGGATGACGTATTCCGTCGTCTTTCCGCCTGTCACAACGTGCTGTTTACCGGCCACCAGGCGTTCCTGACTGCGGAAGCCTTGACCAGCATCTCAGAAACCACGCTGCAAAACCTGCAGCAAATCGACACCGGCGCTGATTGCCCTAACGCTATCGCCTGA